A window of Adhaeribacter arboris genomic DNA:
AAAGCTAATTTTACGTATGATGGCTACGTGGGCAAGGGTTCTACGCAAAAAAGGCTGGATGTACTCAACGTAGAGCAGTACATTGATTTGCAGCAAGAGTTAGGTCGTGATTTTAGCCAGTTTCGGGGCCAGCCTTTCGTGGATTGGCAGGATGCCGTATTCAGAACTTCCACCATTGTTAATCATAATATTGCTGTTTCGGGCGGATCGCCCACCGCTAATTATTTTGTGGGGGCCGGTTACTACGATCAGGACGGTATTGAGCCGGCGCAAGGCTTTACCCGTTATTCCATTAAAGCCAATTCGGATATAAGTGTCGGTAAAAAACTAAAATTCGGGGAGTCGCTTTTACTCAGTTCGGTTAACCGCTTAACGCAGTCCGAAAGTGGCTCTTTCGCGGGTATTGGTGCGGCGGATAACGCGCCGTATTTTAAAATTTACGATCCGAACGGTCCCTTGGGCTATAACCCCGAAAATACTACCACTATTGGCGAAGGCGGGGATGCTTCCAATATTCTTTTACGCACCGATACGCGCGTAAATTCTACCCGGATACTTAACCGGAAAGTATTGGCTAGTATATACGGCGAGTGGGAAATTATTTCCGGTTTAAAATACAAAATAACCGGGGGCGTGGATTACAACGTCGGCAGCGGCGATTTTTTCCAGGAAGCAATTGCGTTTGATAATATTACGCCTCGCAGTTCTATCTTAGTGCAGGAGCGCCCCATCGAATTAACCACTAACTTAAGCCACACCCTTACTTATAATAAAGTATTCGGCGACCACAGCCTTACGGTGCTGGTTGGGGAAGAAGAAACCAACTTCCGGTTCGATAAAGTACGGCTGCAAGGGAATAACTTGTTTAATTCGCAGATTCAATTTGCTTCTACCGGCTCTTCGGTTTCCGCGGCGAATGAGGCGGACCACTGGGCTTTACGGGGTTATTTAGGCCGGGTAAATTACTCGTATAAAGGCCGTTATTTATTTACCGCTAACGTCCGGAACGATAATACTTCCCGCTTTGCCAAAGGTAACCGTTCGCAAACTTTCCCGTCATTTTCGGTCGGTTGGCGTATTAGTGAAGAAAATTTCTTCCCGAAAGGAAACGTAGTGGATGATTTCAAAATCCGGGGTAGTTGGGGACAATCCGGTAACCAGTTTACCGGGGCCAATTTTGCCTTTATGTCTACTCTTAAAACCACTATCTTTTACCCCATTGGTACGGGCCAGGTAATTACCCGCGGTCCCGCGCCCGTTAATTTTGCCAACGAAAAGCTGCGCTGGGAAACCAGTAATCAGCTGGATATTGGCACCGATATTAGTTTGCTGCGGGGTCGGATTGAGATAACCGCCGACTATTACCACAAAGTTACCAAAGACGTATTAATTGGCTTGCCCATTCCGTTTACATCCGGTTATTTTCTGCCGGCCGATGCCAACGTAGGCGAAATTCTGAACCGCGGGTTCGAACTGGCGGTTAATTACCGGAACAAAATTGGCGAAATTGGCTACAGCGTTGGGGGCAACATTACTACCGTGCATAACGAAGTGTTAGATTTAGGCACCATTCCGGAAATTATAACCGGGGTTAGCGGCGCTTCCACGCACCGCACTACCGTTGGCGAACAATTAGGCTATTTCTACGGCTATAAAACCGATGGTATTTATCAGACCCAGGCCGAAGTAGATGCGGCCGTGCCCGATGCTTTCTCTTCCGGCCGGGCTCCCGGTGATATCCGGTTCGTGGATGTAAATAATGATGGTAAAGTAGATGCGCAGGACCGAACTAAAATTGGTAATGCTAACCCTACTTATTTTTACGGCATAAACGCTTCTGCCAGTTACAAAGGTTTTGATCTTTCCCTTTTACTGCAGGGCGTAGGCGGAAATAAAGTTTATAACGAAGCCCGGGCTGGTTTAGAAAGCATGACGGGAAGTGGTAATTCTTCGTCCCGCGTCCTGGATCGGTGGACCGAAGCGGGTTCGAGTAATTCTATGCCGCGGGCTGTGCAAAACGACCCGAATGGAAATAGCCGTTATTCTGACC
This region includes:
- a CDS encoding SusC/RagA family TonB-linked outer membrane protein — its product is MINSTLKLIFSFLLLSACIPVYAQQRSIKGKVTDSDKGEGLPGVSVLVKGTTTGTSTDVNGNFELAVPGDNARLVVSYVGFVSQEIAVNNQSTLNVTLKPDVKALEEVVVVGFGTQKKADLTGAVGGLRGEDVGITSKPISSPDQILAGRASGVSIANRSGDPGAPINVRIRGIGSPGVNQPLWVIDGVPIVQTENLTVNTGSNTESNPLAGINPSDIESIDVLKDASAAAIYGARAANGVIIVTTKRGKDGKANFTYDGYVGKGSTQKRLDVLNVEQYIDLQQELGRDFSQFRGQPFVDWQDAVFRTSTIVNHNIAVSGGSPTANYFVGAGYYDQDGIEPAQGFTRYSIKANSDISVGKKLKFGESLLLSSVNRLTQSESGSFAGIGAADNAPYFKIYDPNGPLGYNPENTTTIGEGGDASNILLRTDTRVNSTRILNRKVLASIYGEWEIISGLKYKITGGVDYNVGSGDFFQEAIAFDNITPRSSILVQERPIELTTNLSHTLTYNKVFGDHSLTVLVGEEETNFRFDKVRLQGNNLFNSQIQFASTGSSVSAANEADHWALRGYLGRVNYSYKGRYLFTANVRNDNTSRFAKGNRSQTFPSFSVGWRISEENFFPKGNVVDDFKIRGSWGQSGNQFTGANFAFMSTLKTTIFYPIGTGQVITRGPAPVNFANEKLRWETSNQLDIGTDISLLRGRIEITADYYHKVTKDVLIGLPIPFTSGYFLPADANVGEILNRGFELAVNYRNKIGEIGYSVGGNITTVHNEVLDLGTIPEIITGVSGASTHRTTVGEQLGYFYGYKTDGIYQTQAEVDAAVPDAFSSGRAPGDIRFVDVNNDGKVDAQDRTKIGNANPTYFYGINASASYKGFDLSLLLQGVGGNKVYNEARAGLESMTGSGNSSSRVLDRWTEAGSSNSMPRAVQNDPNGNSRYSDRWIENASFMRIKNVQIGYALPSAKLQGWTNQFVSKVRIYVAAQNLHTFTKYLGFDPEVTRGFSFQKGDVVLANGQDPGNSPQPKIYQVGVQVSF